The Rheinheimera mangrovi genome contains the following window.
AGCTCATATTGAAGGCACCTCACGTATTTACCGCGACGGTAAATTACTGTGGCAAAAAGCTTTTGTCAGCGGTGAAGACAATATGTCGCACAGCATCAGTAATCTGGAGCATCACCACTTTAAATACGATTTATTTTGCCGCCCTGGTGATGCCCATCTGCATTATTTTGGCACTGCCACTTTAAGTGTTGGTGATGGCATAGAAACTCAGCCTGGTGATCTGTTTGAAATTGAAGCTCCGCTCTTTGGCTTACCGCTGCGGAATACTTTGGCTGTCGACAATAAGACACCGGTGAAGGTAAAAACGCTGTAGCAGTGAAAAGGGGTCGGTGAACTTTGTTACCTGACCCCTTGTTGTTTAATCCGGCTGCTTGGCCAGATTTTTTAAAGCATACTCTAAATTTTCTTTTGATTTAGCCAGTAACTGGAACATCTCAATTTTGGCTTTGGCGGCATCGCCTGATGCTATGGCCTGATACACAGCTTTGTGACCCGGTAATGAATCGACATACTCTTCTGCAATAGCACTGCTTAAACGGAATAAGCCCATCAGAGCAGTTTGTATTGTCATACCCAACGAAATCATAAATTCATTATTGGTGGCGTCCAAAACCGCCATGTGAAAGTCTAAATCGCTGGAGAACACTGCATCAGTGCCAATTTCAGCTTTTTCCATCGCATCGTAGGCTGCGCCTAAAGTGGCGGATTGTTCTTCACTGCGGTTTCTAGCTGCCAGCTCTGCTGCTGCTGGTTCAAAAATTTCGCGAATTTCAAATAGAGAAATAAAGAACTGTGGCGATGGCTTGGATTCAAAACACCAGCTTAAAATTTCGCTGTCGAACATATTCCAGTGTTTACGCGGCCGAATTCGGGTACCCAATTTAGGCCGCGATTCCAGCAAACCTTTGGAGGTCAGAATTTTAAAAGCTTCACGCAGCGCAGTGCGAGACACGCCTAACTCTTCACCTATAGTGGTTTCATTCGGAATATATTCACCTGGTGAATAAATGCCACTGACAATACGGGTCCCCAATTCTTCCGCAACCCAGCCATGAATACTTTGAGGCCGGCTTTTTAACTGATTTGCCATGCAGATCCCCTAAACATCGACCTGCAATTCAGGCCAAAAACAAATTCTTACTACAATAGGATTTATGTTAACCGATTTGCTGCTAAAAAACCTAACAGCAGTCTGATTTCATTAGTTTTTCATTCTAAAAGCAAAAAAATCATAGGCATTAGGTTAGCAAATAGCAATAGCCGCCTTTGCTGTTCCGCCTTGGTGCGTTTTTGCACAATCACAGCGCAAGCTTTCGATGTTTCAGCGCTACAGCATCAGCAAAAATAAAACTAACCAAATGAAAAATATAAAGATTTAAAAGATGGCATAAGAACTGCTTTATTTTGTTATCGCATTGGCTGCGGTTAAATAATCATCTTTTGGCAAAGACGCCATCTGCTTGTCTCCGGTTTTCGGGGTCAGACAGATGGCGTTTTTTTTTGAGGAAAATCTATGAGACGTATAGCTCTTACTCTGTTGCTCGGCGCCTGTTGCCTGAGTCAGGCAGAAGCTGCAGTTGCAGAAAAAACTGACCTGCGTTTAGGATTCGTCAAACTGACCGACATGGCACCTTTGGCTGTAGCGCTGGAGCAAGGCTTTTTTGAAGATGAAGGCTTGTTTGTCAGTGTAGAAGCTCAGGCCAACTGGAAAGTGTTACAGGATAGAGTGACAGACGGCCAACTCGATGCAGCTCATATGCTGGCAGGACAAGTGGTAGCAGCTTCTGCCGGTTTAGGCAGTCAGGCCAGACTACAAACCAGCCTGGTGTTGGATTTACATGGCAATGCCTGCACCGTCTCTAAAGCTATATGGCAGCAA
Protein-coding sequences here:
- a CDS encoding FadR/GntR family transcriptional regulator, whose translation is MANQLKSRPQSIHGWVAEELGTRIVSGIYSPGEYIPNETTIGEELGVSRTALREAFKILTSKGLLESRPKLGTRIRPRKHWNMFDSEILSWCFESKPSPQFFISLFEIREIFEPAAAELAARNRSEEQSATLGAAYDAMEKAEIGTDAVFSSDLDFHMAVLDATNNEFMISLGMTIQTALMGLFRLSSAIAEEYVDSLPGHKAVYQAIASGDAAKAKIEMFQLLAKSKENLEYALKNLAKQPD